A stretch of Myceligenerans xiligouense DNA encodes these proteins:
- a CDS encoding redox-sensing transcriptional repressor Rex, translating into MAELSENAVPAATVGRLPYYLRALRDLADEGVALTSSSELAERSGVGSAQLRKDLSFLGSFGTRGVGYDVQSLADYIKAALGLESEHRLAIVGIGNLGHALANYSGYTQRGFQVAALLDASPEVVGTEVAGLRVDDIGDLSAVIAERRVSMVVLATPGGVAQGVAEEVVAAGVREILNFAPTALQVPDDVVVRSVDVGGELQILAFHAAARAAVAED; encoded by the coding sequence GTGGCCGAACTCAGCGAGAACGCTGTCCCGGCGGCGACCGTCGGTCGCCTGCCGTACTACCTGCGTGCCCTGCGGGACCTGGCGGACGAGGGAGTTGCGCTGACGTCCTCGTCGGAACTGGCCGAGCGGTCCGGCGTGGGGTCCGCGCAACTGCGCAAGGACCTGTCGTTCCTGGGATCGTTCGGTACCCGCGGCGTGGGGTACGACGTCCAGTCGCTGGCCGACTACATCAAGGCCGCCCTGGGGCTCGAGTCCGAGCACCGGCTGGCGATCGTCGGGATCGGTAACCTCGGACACGCACTCGCGAACTACTCCGGCTACACCCAGCGGGGGTTCCAGGTCGCGGCGCTGCTGGACGCCTCTCCGGAGGTGGTGGGGACCGAGGTCGCGGGGCTCAGGGTGGACGACATCGGCGATCTGTCGGCCGTGATCGCCGAGCGTCGTGTCTCGATGGTGGTGCTCGCGACGCCCGGCGGCGTGGCGCAGGGAGTGGCCGAGGAGGTCGTCGCGGCGGGCGTCCGGGAGATCCTGAACTTCGCGCCGACGGCGCTGCAGGTTCCCGACGACGTGGTGGTCCGCTCGGTCGACGTCGGTGGTGAGCTCCAGATCCTGGCGTTCCACGCGGCGGCGCGGGCGGCCGTCGCGGAGGACTGA
- a CDS encoding glutaredoxin family protein, whose translation MTTSPARVVLYTRPSCHLCEVARGVVEAVTADAGAGWREVDISDGPEAEALTAKYGEYVPVVEVDGVQQGFWRIDPARLARLLA comes from the coding sequence GTGACCACCTCCCCCGCGCGCGTCGTCCTGTACACCCGGCCGTCCTGTCACCTGTGTGAGGTGGCGCGCGGCGTCGTCGAGGCCGTCACGGCGGACGCGGGCGCCGGGTGGCGCGAGGTCGACATCTCCGACGGCCCCGAGGCCGAGGCTCTCACCGCGAAGTACGGGGAGTACGTGCCCGTTGTGGAGGTGGACGGTGTGCAGCAGGGATTCTGGCGCATCGACCCGGCACGACTTGCCCGACTCCTGGCATGA
- a CDS encoding HAD family hydrolase, producing the protein MSSTHPVPATAAFFDVDNTIIRGASAFHLARAAYQRGFFRTRDLLRFGFIQARYLLFGEDREQIDEVRNRALELIAGRTVAEVTTLGEEVYDTVLSLRIFPGTRRLLEEHLAAGHEVWLITATPVEIAELIARRLGATGALGTVTSHEDGFYTGRLVGDLMHGAAKAEAVRELAEAEGIDLTASYAYGDSLNDLPMMNAVGHPCPINPDKRLRRHAQDVGWPIREFRGRPRRLAGRGVRTASWAGAAWVFGLVIRALRRRIRERTFNR; encoded by the coding sequence ATGTCGTCGACGCATCCCGTACCCGCCACCGCGGCCTTCTTCGACGTCGACAACACCATCATTCGCGGCGCGAGCGCGTTCCACCTGGCGCGGGCGGCCTATCAGCGGGGGTTCTTCCGGACCCGTGACCTGCTGCGCTTCGGGTTCATCCAGGCGCGCTACCTGCTGTTCGGTGAGGACCGTGAGCAGATCGACGAGGTCCGCAACCGGGCGCTCGAACTGATCGCGGGCCGCACGGTCGCCGAGGTCACCACGCTCGGCGAGGAGGTCTACGACACCGTCCTCTCCCTGCGGATCTTCCCGGGCACCCGGCGGCTCCTGGAGGAGCATCTCGCCGCGGGGCACGAGGTGTGGCTCATCACGGCCACGCCCGTCGAGATCGCCGAGCTCATCGCGCGCCGCCTCGGCGCGACCGGAGCCCTCGGCACCGTCACGTCGCACGAGGACGGGTTCTACACCGGCCGGCTGGTCGGCGACCTCATGCACGGTGCGGCCAAGGCCGAAGCCGTCCGCGAGCTCGCCGAGGCCGAGGGCATCGACCTGACCGCGAGCTACGCCTACGGCGACTCGCTCAACGACCTGCCGATGATGAACGCCGTGGGGCACCCCTGCCCGATCAACCCCGACAAGCGCCTGCGCCGCCACGCACAGGACGTGGGCTGGCCCATCCGCGAGTTCCGCGGCCGCCCGCGGCGCCTCGCCGGCCGCGGCGTCCGCACGGCGTCGTGGGCGGGCGCGGCGTGGGTGTTCGGACTGGTGATCCGGGCACTCCGCCGCCGCATCCGCGAACGCACGTTCAACCGCTGA
- a CDS encoding potassium channel family protein, protein MAEKKGPDREAGVLVVGLGRFGSSLAATMDRLGQDVLAVEKDPALIAQWSGRIPLVEADASNPEALEQLGAKEFGAAVVGVGSSLEASVLITGNLVDLGTPQIWAKAISAEHGRILTRIGAHHVVFPESDAGSRVAHLVSGKLIDYIEVEDGFTIVKMRPPKEMQGFTLAQSNVRRKYGITVMGVKSPGQEFVYATPETRVSANDLLVCSGHAELLERFAARP, encoded by the coding sequence GTGGCGGAGAAGAAGGGGCCGGATCGCGAGGCCGGGGTGCTCGTCGTCGGGCTGGGCAGGTTCGGCTCGTCGCTCGCGGCGACGATGGACCGGCTGGGCCAGGACGTGCTCGCGGTGGAGAAGGACCCCGCGCTGATCGCGCAGTGGTCCGGCCGCATCCCGCTCGTGGAGGCCGACGCCTCGAACCCCGAGGCGCTCGAACAGCTCGGCGCGAAGGAGTTCGGTGCGGCGGTGGTCGGTGTCGGGTCGTCGCTCGAGGCGTCCGTGCTGATCACCGGGAACCTCGTCGACCTGGGCACACCGCAGATCTGGGCCAAGGCGATCTCCGCGGAGCACGGCCGCATCCTGACGCGCATCGGCGCGCACCACGTGGTCTTCCCGGAGTCCGACGCCGGTTCGCGGGTGGCGCACCTGGTCAGCGGCAAGCTGATCGACTACATCGAGGTCGAGGACGGCTTCACGATCGTCAAGATGCGGCCGCCGAAGGAGATGCAGGGGTTCACGCTGGCGCAGTCGAACGTCCGCCGGAAGTACGGGATCACCGTGATGGGCGTGAAGTCCCCGGGCCAGGAATTCGTCTACGCGACGCCGGAGACGCGCGTCTCGGCGAACGACCTCCTGGTCTGCTCGGGCCACGCGGAGCTCCTGGAACGGTTCGCGGCCCGGCCCTGA
- a CDS encoding TrkH family potassium uptake protein → MRLRLRARAFALRELVDEVARHSPARLAIVVFAAVIAVFTALLLAPWATASGTSAPFVDALFTAVSAVCITGLVVQDTATYWSLYGQIVILTGIKVGGLGIMTIASIIGMVVSRRIGLTQRLLTASETKTSKLGEVGSLVRTIIVTATTLELAIALLLFPRFVVIEQNVGSAAWHALFYGISAFNNAGFIPTEEGLLPHVGDWGLVLPVALGVFLGSLGFPVILNLYRALREARGRGLGRRWSLRLTLHSKLTLTTSLGLLVIGSVVIGMLEWRNPHTLGPLDWPGKILAALFAGVMPRSGGFNTVDVGAMEQSTWLVTDALMFVGGGSASTAGGIKVTTLAVILLAIVAEARGDRDIDAYGRRIPSDILRLALGVTFFGATVVLLSSVTLLHITDHTLSRVLFESLSAYATVGLSTGITAGLPDAAKYLLSALMFVGRTGGITFAAALALRDRRRIVRFPEERPIIG, encoded by the coding sequence ATGAGGTTGAGGCTTCGTGCCCGGGCGTTCGCGCTCCGGGAGCTGGTCGACGAGGTCGCGCGGCACAGCCCGGCCCGGCTCGCGATCGTGGTGTTCGCCGCCGTCATCGCGGTGTTCACGGCGTTGCTGCTCGCCCCGTGGGCGACGGCGTCGGGCACGTCGGCGCCGTTCGTGGACGCGCTGTTCACCGCCGTCTCGGCCGTGTGCATCACCGGGCTCGTGGTGCAGGACACCGCCACCTACTGGTCGCTGTACGGGCAGATCGTGATTCTCACGGGCATCAAGGTGGGCGGCCTCGGGATCATGACGATCGCCTCGATCATCGGGATGGTGGTCTCCCGGAGGATCGGGCTGACCCAGCGGTTGCTCACGGCGTCGGAGACGAAGACCAGCAAGCTCGGCGAGGTCGGATCGCTGGTCCGCACCATCATCGTGACGGCGACGACGCTCGAGCTGGCGATCGCGCTGCTGCTCTTCCCCCGGTTCGTCGTGATCGAGCAGAACGTCGGCAGCGCCGCGTGGCACGCGCTCTTCTACGGGATCTCCGCGTTCAACAACGCCGGCTTCATCCCGACGGAGGAGGGGCTGTTGCCGCACGTCGGCGACTGGGGGCTGGTGCTGCCGGTCGCGCTCGGGGTGTTCCTGGGCTCCCTGGGGTTCCCGGTGATCCTCAACCTGTACCGGGCGCTGCGGGAGGCGCGGGGCCGGGGTCTCGGCAGGCGCTGGAGCCTGCGGCTGACGCTGCACTCGAAGCTCACGCTGACGACGAGCCTCGGGCTGCTGGTGATCGGTTCGGTGGTGATCGGCATGCTGGAGTGGCGCAACCCGCACACGCTCGGCCCGCTCGACTGGCCGGGCAAGATCCTCGCGGCGCTGTTCGCCGGGGTGATGCCGCGGTCCGGCGGTTTCAACACGGTCGACGTCGGGGCGATGGAGCAGTCGACGTGGCTGGTCACCGACGCGCTGATGTTCGTGGGCGGCGGGTCCGCGTCGACGGCCGGCGGGATCAAGGTGACCACGCTGGCGGTGATCCTGCTCGCGATCGTGGCCGAGGCGCGCGGCGACCGCGACATCGACGCCTACGGGCGCCGGATCCCGTCCGACATCCTGCGCCTGGCGCTCGGCGTGACGTTCTTCGGTGCCACGGTGGTACTGCTCAGCAGTGTCACGCTGCTGCACATCACCGACCACACCCTGAGCCGTGTCCTGTTCGAGTCGTTGTCCGCGTACGCGACGGTGGGCCTTTCCACCGGGATCACCGCCGGCCTGCCCGACGCGGCCAAGTACCTTCTGAGCGCTCTGATGTTCGTCGGGCGCACCGGTGGGATCACGTTCGCGGCGGCGTTGGCACTCCGGGACCGGCGTCGCATCGTACGCTTCCCCGAGGAACGGCCGATCATCGGGTGA
- a CDS encoding acetoin utilization protein AcuC has protein sequence MHRARLAWSPELLEYDFGPGHPMSPVRLDLTMRLIRALGLPDLPTLEVVAAEPASDATLRTVHDDVYLAAVARASTALEPDPLRGLGTEDDPLFPGMHDSAARQVGGSVSLAEAVWRGEIDHGVNVAGGMHHAQRGAASGFCVYNDAAAAIQRLLDLGADRVAYIDLDAHHGDGVEAAFWEDPRVLTVSVHQDGRTLFPGTGYPGDVGAGRAEGTAVNVSLPPGTHGAEWLRAVDAVVPAVVREHRPDVIVSQHGCDAHGNDPLSHLDVGVDAQRTAQVWVHALAHELSGGRWLALGGGGYAVVDVVPLVWASLVAEAAHAPLAAGMPLPADWRAVALEVSEIEPARTLGSAEPVAWRPWKDGWDPADPVDRAVQATRKAVFPLLGLDPHHD, from the coding sequence GTGCACCGCGCCCGCCTCGCCTGGAGCCCGGAACTCCTCGAGTACGACTTCGGGCCCGGCCACCCCATGTCTCCCGTCCGCCTCGACCTGACGATGCGGCTGATCCGTGCGCTCGGCCTGCCGGATCTCCCGACCCTCGAGGTGGTCGCCGCCGAACCCGCCTCCGACGCCACGCTGCGCACCGTGCACGACGACGTCTACCTCGCCGCGGTCGCGCGCGCGTCGACCGCCCTCGAACCGGACCCGCTCCGGGGCCTCGGCACCGAGGACGACCCCCTGTTCCCCGGGATGCACGACTCCGCCGCGCGCCAGGTCGGCGGGTCGGTGTCCCTGGCGGAGGCCGTCTGGCGCGGCGAGATCGACCACGGCGTGAACGTGGCGGGTGGCATGCACCACGCGCAGCGAGGCGCCGCGTCGGGCTTCTGCGTGTACAACGACGCGGCGGCGGCGATCCAGCGGCTCCTCGACCTCGGCGCCGACCGGGTCGCGTACATCGACCTCGACGCCCACCACGGCGACGGGGTCGAGGCGGCCTTCTGGGAGGATCCCCGCGTGCTGACCGTGTCCGTGCACCAGGACGGCCGGACGCTGTTTCCCGGCACCGGGTACCCCGGGGACGTCGGTGCCGGGCGCGCCGAGGGCACCGCGGTGAACGTCTCGCTGCCGCCGGGCACGCACGGCGCGGAATGGCTGCGCGCCGTCGACGCCGTCGTGCCCGCCGTCGTCCGCGAGCACCGGCCCGACGTCATCGTGTCCCAGCACGGCTGCGACGCGCACGGCAACGACCCGCTCTCGCACCTCGACGTCGGCGTCGACGCGCAGCGCACCGCACAGGTGTGGGTGCACGCCCTGGCGCACGAGTTGTCCGGCGGCCGCTGGCTCGCACTCGGCGGCGGCGGGTACGCGGTGGTCGACGTCGTCCCCCTCGTCTGGGCGTCACTCGTCGCCGAGGCCGCGCACGCGCCGCTCGCGGCCGGGATGCCCCTCCCGGCGGACTGGCGCGCGGTGGCTCTCGAGGTCTCGGAGATCGAGCCGGCCCGGACCCTGGGCTCGGCCGAGCCCGTCGCGTGGCGGCCGTGGAAGGACGGCTGGGACCCGGCCGACCCGGTCGACCGCGCCGTCCAGGCGACCCGCAAGGCGGTCTTCCCGCTTCTGGGCCTGGACCCGCATCACGACTGA
- a CDS encoding 30S ribosomal protein bS22, producing MGSVIKKRRKRMAKKKHRKLLRKTRHQRRNKK from the coding sequence ATGGGCTCCGTCATCAAGAAGCGCCGCAAGCGTATGGCCAAGAAGAAGCACCGCAAGCTGCTTCGCAAGACGCGCCACCAGCGCCGCAACAAGAAGTGA
- a CDS encoding ABC transporter permease, protein MNLTLATAGRVLAQLRADKRTIALIIVLPCLLIGLIAWMFEDDPAVLDRFGPVLVGIFPLIVMFLVTSVATLRERQSGTLERLMTTPIRKGDLVAGYALAFGVLALLQAVVVVGWSVWLGMDVAGPLWLVFVVALLVAILGCTLGLAASALARTEFQAVQMMPAIVFPQLITCGLLMPRDQMPEVLEWLSRVLPLTYAVDAMQELAAGAEWEGVRGAVGVIALFIVGAVALGVLTLRRRTA, encoded by the coding sequence ATGAACCTGACCCTCGCGACCGCCGGGCGTGTCCTCGCCCAGCTCCGCGCGGACAAGCGGACGATCGCGCTGATCATCGTGCTGCCGTGCCTGCTCATCGGGCTGATCGCCTGGATGTTCGAGGACGACCCGGCGGTGCTCGACAGGTTCGGGCCGGTGCTCGTGGGGATCTTCCCGCTCATCGTGATGTTCCTGGTCACCAGCGTGGCGACGTTGCGTGAGCGGCAGTCGGGCACGCTGGAACGCCTCATGACCACGCCGATCCGCAAGGGCGACCTCGTGGCGGGCTACGCGCTCGCGTTCGGGGTCCTGGCGCTGCTCCAGGCGGTGGTCGTGGTGGGGTGGTCGGTCTGGCTCGGGATGGACGTGGCCGGTCCGCTGTGGCTCGTGTTCGTCGTGGCGCTGCTGGTGGCGATCCTGGGCTGCACCCTGGGGCTGGCGGCGTCGGCTCTGGCGCGGACCGAGTTCCAGGCGGTGCAGATGATGCCCGCGATCGTGTTCCCGCAGCTCATCACCTGCGGGCTGCTCATGCCACGGGATCAGATGCCCGAGGTGCTGGAGTGGCTGTCGCGCGTGCTGCCGCTCACCTACGCGGTGGACGCCATGCAGGAGCTGGCGGCCGGCGCCGAGTGGGAGGGCGTCCGGGGTGCGGTGGGCGTCATCGCCCTGTTCATCGTCGGTGCGGTGGCCCTGGGCGTGCTCACGCTCCGTCGTCGGACGGCGTGA
- a CDS encoding ABC transporter ATP-binding protein — protein MGELSVRVAELGVVRGGRAIISGLHVEVPAGSVVGLLGPSGSGKTTLMRAIVGVQDKVSGTVEVLGEPAGSPSLRRRVGYVTQDASVYTDLTVLQNLDYFAALAGISARDRKAAVANAVDVVDLGGHEKQRVGTLSGGELSRVSLAAALVSDPELLVLDEPTVGLDPVLRRDLWTMFRGLAERGKSLLVSSHVMDEATQCDRLLLMREGTLVADITPEALLEKTGAPDAERAFLALIDAENTEEGLR, from the coding sequence ATGGGTGAGCTTTCTGTCCGGGTCGCGGAGCTGGGCGTCGTGCGCGGCGGGCGCGCGATCATCTCCGGTCTGCACGTCGAGGTGCCCGCCGGGTCCGTCGTCGGGCTGCTCGGGCCGTCCGGGTCCGGCAAGACGACGCTGATGCGCGCGATCGTCGGCGTGCAGGACAAGGTCTCCGGGACGGTCGAGGTGCTCGGCGAACCGGCGGGTTCCCCGTCGCTCCGGCGCCGCGTCGGCTACGTCACGCAGGACGCGAGTGTGTACACGGACCTCACGGTCCTGCAGAACCTCGACTACTTCGCCGCGCTGGCCGGTATCTCCGCGCGAGACCGCAAGGCCGCGGTCGCGAACGCGGTGGACGTCGTCGACCTGGGAGGACACGAGAAGCAGCGGGTCGGGACGTTGTCCGGGGGAGAGCTCTCGCGGGTCTCGCTGGCGGCCGCCCTGGTGAGCGATCCCGAACTGCTCGTCCTCGACGAGCCGACCGTGGGGCTCGACCCCGTGCTCCGCCGCGACCTGTGGACGATGTTCCGCGGGCTCGCGGAACGCGGGAAGTCGCTGCTGGTGTCCTCCCACGTCATGGACGAGGCCACGCAGTGCGACCGGCTCCTGCTCATGCGTGAGGGCACGCTCGTCGCGGACATCACCCCGGAAGCCCTGCTGGAGAAGACAGGAGCGCCCGACGCCGAGCGCGCGTTCCTCGCCCTCATCGATGCCGAGAACACCGAGGAGGGGCTGCGATGA
- the mmsB gene encoding multiple monosaccharide ABC transporter permease — protein MTTIANLKDLVTQNVRSSGIAFAFIVIVGMFAFMTDGRLLSPGNLSNLVLQYSYILILAIGMLIVIVGGHIDLSVGSVVALTGAIAAVVVVREGFPWWVGALAAIAAGLLIGVWQGFWVAYVGIPAFIVTLAGMLLFRGLTLLVLSNMSLSPFPGEYGQIGRGFLNGLLGGYGYDTFTLVIFGIAVVGYAVAAYRNRRAKLSYNQDVEAIWLFAAKIVLVAAVVMWFAWQLATSRGLPIVLIVLAALIIAYTMITKHSIFGRHVYAIGGNLAAAQLSGVRVKRVNFLIFLNMGFLASIAGIVFSSRSNAAQPGAGEMFELDAIAACFIGGAAVTGGIGTIPGAMIGGLIMAVMSNGMSLLGVDQSVQQVVKGLVLLLAVGFDIWNKKRAGARTS, from the coding sequence ATGACCACCATTGCGAACCTGAAAGATCTGGTCACACAGAACGTGCGGTCCAGCGGTATCGCCTTCGCGTTCATCGTGATCGTGGGGATGTTCGCGTTCATGACGGACGGGCGGCTCCTCAGCCCGGGCAACCTCAGCAACCTCGTGCTGCAGTACTCGTACATCCTGATCCTCGCGATCGGCATGCTGATCGTGATCGTCGGTGGGCACATCGACCTCTCCGTGGGGTCGGTCGTCGCGCTGACGGGTGCCATCGCGGCCGTCGTCGTCGTCCGGGAGGGCTTCCCGTGGTGGGTGGGCGCCCTGGCGGCCATCGCGGCCGGCTTGCTCATCGGGGTGTGGCAGGGCTTCTGGGTCGCGTACGTCGGGATCCCCGCGTTCATCGTGACCCTGGCGGGCATGCTGCTGTTCCGCGGCCTGACGCTGCTCGTCCTCTCCAACATGTCGCTCTCCCCGTTCCCCGGGGAGTACGGCCAGATCGGGCGCGGCTTCCTCAACGGGCTGCTGGGCGGCTACGGGTACGACACGTTCACCCTCGTGATCTTCGGGATCGCCGTCGTGGGTTACGCGGTGGCGGCCTATCGCAACCGGCGCGCGAAGCTGTCGTACAACCAGGACGTCGAGGCGATCTGGCTGTTCGCGGCCAAGATCGTGCTGGTCGCCGCCGTCGTGATGTGGTTCGCGTGGCAGCTCGCCACCAGCCGTGGCCTGCCGATCGTGCTGATCGTCCTCGCGGCGCTCATCATCGCCTACACGATGATCACGAAGCACAGCATCTTCGGGCGCCACGTGTACGCCATCGGCGGCAACCTCGCCGCGGCACAGCTCTCCGGTGTGCGGGTGAAGCGGGTCAACTTCCTGATCTTCCTCAACATGGGCTTCCTCGCCTCGATCGCCGGCATCGTGTTCTCGTCGCGGTCCAACGCGGCACAGCCCGGCGCGGGCGAGATGTTCGAGCTCGACGCGATCGCCGCCTGCTTCATCGGCGGCGCGGCGGTGACCGGCGGTATCGGCACCATCCCGGGCGCCATGATCGGTGGCCTGATCATGGCGGTCATGTCGAACGGCATGTCGCTGCTGGGCGTCGACCAGTCGGTCCAGCAGGTGGTCAAGGGCCTGGTGCTCCTGCTCGCCGTCGGCTTCGACATCTGGAACAAGAAGCGGGCCGGGGCGCGCACGTCCTGA
- the mmsA gene encoding multiple monosaccharide ABC transporter ATP-binding protein — MSESTESPADGDGPILEMRGITKTFPGVKALSDVNLSVDHGEIHAICGENGAGKSTLMKVLSGVHPHGTYEGEIVLDGAPASFRTINDSEARGVVIIHQELALVPYLSIAENIFLGNERRRAGEFIDWHKTNGAAAELLARVGLTESPTAPVSTLGVGKQQLVEIAKALSKEVRLLILDEPTAALNDQDSEHLLDILRRLREEGVTCIIISHKLGEIASIADRTTIIRDGRTIETLDMSEPDSTQDRIIRGMVGRSLDSRFPERTSVIGEEVLRVEDWTVHHPTQPGRVMVDKANLNVRAGEVVGIAGLMGAGRTELAMSVFGHSYGRDISGRVLVHGREVSVKNVSKAIDAGIAYVSEDRKQLGLNLIEDVRRNTSAAGLPKLSRAGWVNQHEELRVAEEYRESMGTRTPNVLVPVGKLSGGNQQKVALSKWIYTDPEVLILDEPTRGIDVGAKYEIYTLINKMVADGKAVLVISSELPELLGTCDRIYTLAAGRITGEVDVASATQEGLMSLMTQEADA, encoded by the coding sequence ATGTCTGAATCCACTGAGTCACCCGCTGACGGTGACGGCCCCATCCTCGAGATGCGGGGTATCACGAAGACGTTCCCAGGTGTCAAGGCACTCTCGGACGTCAACCTGTCGGTCGACCACGGCGAGATCCACGCGATCTGCGGCGAGAACGGCGCCGGCAAGTCCACCCTCATGAAGGTGCTGTCGGGCGTCCACCCGCACGGCACGTACGAGGGGGAGATCGTGCTCGACGGCGCTCCGGCGTCGTTCAGGACGATCAACGACTCCGAGGCGCGCGGCGTGGTGATCATCCACCAGGAGCTCGCCCTCGTCCCCTACCTCTCGATCGCGGAGAACATCTTTCTCGGCAACGAGCGGCGGCGGGCCGGCGAGTTCATCGACTGGCACAAGACCAACGGGGCGGCCGCGGAGCTGCTGGCCCGCGTGGGGCTCACCGAGTCCCCGACCGCGCCGGTGTCGACGCTCGGCGTCGGCAAGCAGCAGCTCGTGGAGATCGCCAAGGCGCTGTCCAAGGAGGTGCGCCTGCTCATCCTCGACGAGCCGACGGCGGCCCTCAACGACCAGGACTCCGAGCATCTGCTCGACATCCTTCGCCGCCTCCGCGAGGAGGGCGTGACCTGCATCATCATCTCCCACAAGCTGGGTGAGATCGCCTCGATCGCCGACCGCACCACCATCATCCGGGACGGGCGGACCATCGAGACGCTCGACATGTCCGAGCCCGATAGCACGCAGGACCGGATCATCCGGGGCATGGTCGGCCGGTCGCTGGACAGCCGGTTCCCCGAGCGCACGTCGGTGATCGGCGAAGAGGTGCTGCGCGTCGAGGACTGGACGGTGCATCACCCGACCCAGCCGGGACGCGTCATGGTGGACAAGGCGAACCTGAACGTGCGCGCGGGTGAGGTGGTCGGCATCGCCGGCCTCATGGGCGCCGGACGGACCGAGCTCGCCATGTCCGTGTTCGGCCACTCGTACGGCCGGGACATCTCCGGACGGGTGCTGGTGCACGGCCGCGAGGTCTCGGTGAAGAACGTGTCCAAGGCCATCGACGCGGGCATCGCCTACGTGTCGGAGGACCGCAAGCAGCTCGGGCTCAACCTCATCGAGGACGTGCGGCGCAACACCTCGGCGGCCGGGCTGCCGAAGCTGTCCCGCGCGGGCTGGGTGAACCAGCACGAGGAACTGCGCGTCGCCGAGGAGTACCGGGAGTCCATGGGTACCCGCACGCCCAACGTGCTGGTCCCCGTCGGCAAGCTCTCCGGGGGCAACCAGCAGAAGGTCGCCCTGTCCAAGTGGATCTACACGGACCCCGAGGTGCTCATCCTCGACGAGCCGACGCGCGGGATCGACGTCGGCGCCAAGTACGAGATCTACACCCTCATCAACAAGATGGTCGCGGACGGCAAGGCCGTCCTGGTGATCTCCTCGGAGCTCCCCGAGCTCCTGGGCACCTGCGACCGCATCTACACCCTCGCCGCCGGACGCATCACCGGCGAGGTCGACGTCGCGTCGGCCACCCAGGAAGGACTGATGTCGCTCATGACACAGGAGGCTGACGCATGA
- the chvE gene encoding multiple monosaccharide ABC transporter substrate-binding protein: MANKLWYSRAIAAVATGALTVTLAACGGEGAGSGSGAGDDSNEEGGLVGVAMPTETSERWIADGAAVEEGLKEAGYDVDLQFAGDDIPTQQQQLDAMISAGAEALIVAAIDGTTLTGQLEAAAAQDIPVISYDRLIRDSEDVDFYVSFDNFEVGVAQANALLNGLGLVDEEGEPVEDAPEGPFNVELFAGSLDDNNAHFFWDGAMSVLEPLIEDETLVVPSEQTDIDQAATPRWLQENAQSRMEDLLTAHYDGKEKVDGVLSPYDGLSRGIIEALRSAGYEDDAMPVITGQDAEIASVKYIADGVQSSTIFKDTRLLADQAVVTAEALLAGEEPEANNTEDYDNGVKVVPSYLLPVTTIYADNIESELVDSGYWTAEEVESGQVEGE, from the coding sequence ATGGCAAACAAGCTCTGGTACAGCCGAGCGATCGCCGCGGTCGCGACCGGTGCGCTGACCGTCACGCTCGCCGCATGCGGCGGGGAAGGTGCCGGCAGCGGCAGCGGCGCGGGCGATGACTCGAACGAAGAAGGCGGCCTCGTCGGCGTGGCCATGCCGACCGAGACCTCCGAGCGGTGGATCGCGGACGGCGCGGCCGTGGAAGAGGGGCTGAAGGAGGCCGGTTACGACGTCGACCTGCAGTTCGCGGGCGATGACATCCCGACGCAGCAGCAGCAGCTCGACGCGATGATCAGCGCCGGTGCCGAGGCGCTCATCGTCGCCGCGATCGACGGCACCACCCTGACCGGCCAGCTCGAGGCTGCCGCCGCCCAGGACATCCCGGTGATCTCTTACGACCGCCTCATCCGTGACTCGGAGGACGTCGACTTCTACGTGTCGTTCGACAACTTCGAGGTGGGCGTCGCGCAGGCGAACGCCCTGCTCAACGGGCTCGGCCTGGTGGACGAGGAGGGCGAGCCCGTCGAGGACGCGCCCGAGGGTCCGTTCAACGTCGAGCTGTTCGCCGGCTCGCTGGACGACAACAACGCGCACTTCTTCTGGGACGGCGCGATGTCCGTGCTCGAGCCGCTCATCGAGGACGAGACGCTCGTCGTGCCCTCGGAGCAGACCGACATCGACCAGGCCGCGACGCCGCGCTGGCTCCAGGAGAACGCGCAGAGCCGCATGGAGGACCTCCTCACGGCGCACTACGACGGCAAGGAGAAGGTCGACGGCGTGCTCTCGCCGTACGACGGCCTGTCGCGCGGCATCATCGAGGCGCTGCGCAGCGCCGGCTACGAGGACGACGCCATGCCGGTCATCACCGGCCAGGACGCCGAGATCGCGTCCGTCAAGTACATCGCTGACGGTGTGCAGAGCTCGACCATCTTCAAGGACACCCGTCTGCTCGCCGACCAGGCCGTCGTGACCGCCGAGGCTCTCCTCGCCGGTGAGGAGCCGGAGGCCAACAACACCGAGGACTACGACAACGGTGTGAAGGTCGTGCCGTCGTACCTCCTGCCCGTGACGACCATCTACGCGGACAACATCGAGTCCGAGCTGGTCGACTCCGGTTACTGGACGGCCGAAGAGGTCGAGTCGGGCCAGGTCGAGGGCGAGTGA